One window of Candidatus Woesearchaeota archaeon genomic DNA carries:
- a CDS encoding radical SAM protein translates to MGDEMAGDAVVSFRDVKFFPYEGRVRGVFLRRFEFFVDDRSLRRIGAFRVEDGSLVFSGVARDRAERKVRVILDQEMRHMRSILTKKRVWYLHKGCGVPLIGAGEFGVVDRGTNIIEVKPMTGCNLNCSFCSVDEGKNKKVLDVFIDPDFLAEEACRVAAIKKHRVEFNIGPHGEPLLYPSLVRLVRLLSSCKGGKEGCCAVSMNTNAVLLTTRLVDDLAAAGLSRLNVSLHALDEELARRLYGAPYPLRHVLGMLRYAAKKVDVLLTPVVVPGVNEDAVKEV, encoded by the coding sequence ATGGGCGATGAAATGGCAGGGGATGCGGTCGTTTCGTTTCGGGATGTGAAATTCTTCCCGTATGAAGGGCGCGTGCGGGGCGTGTTCCTGCGAAGGTTTGAGTTCTTCGTGGATGATCGCTCCTTGCGAAGGATTGGGGCGTTTCGCGTTGAGGACGGCTCGCTCGTGTTCTCAGGCGTTGCTCGCGATCGTGCCGAGAGGAAGGTGCGCGTCATCTTGGACCAGGAAATGCGTCATATGCGCAGTATTTTGACAAAGAAGCGCGTGTGGTACCTGCACAAGGGTTGCGGCGTCCCCCTCATCGGGGCGGGCGAGTTCGGCGTGGTGGACCGGGGAACGAACATCATTGAGGTCAAGCCCATGACGGGGTGTAATTTGAATTGTTCGTTTTGCAGCGTCGATGAGGGGAAGAATAAGAAGGTGCTTGACGTGTTCATTGATCCTGACTTTCTTGCTGAGGAAGCGTGCAGGGTTGCCGCGATAAAGAAGCATCGGGTGGAGTTTAATATTGGCCCGCACGGGGAGCCGCTCCTCTACCCTTCCCTTGTACGCCTCGTTCGCCTTCTGTCCTCTTGCAAAGGCGGCAAAGAGGGTTGCTGCGCGGTGTCCATGAACACAAATGCCGTGCTCCTCACAACGCGCCTCGTTGACGACCTTGCCGCGGCGGGGTTGTCTCGGCTGAATGTTTCTCTCCACGCACTTGATGAGGAGCTTGCTCGCCGCTTGTACGGTGCTCCCTACCCGCTTCGCCACGTGCTGGGTATGCTTCGGTACGCTGCGAAGAAGGTGGATGTGCTCCTCACGCCGGTGGTTGTTCCTGGCGTGAACGAGGATGCCGTGAAGGAGGT
- a CDS encoding DNA replication complex GINS family protein — MVDVKITYETLFDLLRREKAKEAIQALEPTFYADVLAYLEGRKAYLDDPAHGSDAAKEKFRIQFNNMKKILRELHDRREEKIVRLALNAARTGAGAVTDEHLLPNEAVLFKDLLQVLTLHRRAHLNAILSLQPPLTTYATSKTSEDAVRAEKSPELLSQPNPQQKEEGAATPHQAQEKSVSKEDAADAQASTLPAGAITAKTAAPNERPAPPPKQDRPADPVTLVFLKDVPQFIDKALAVHGPFKQGDEQSLPGDVAMVLLRKGLAKAKD; from the coding sequence ATGGTTGATGTGAAAATAACGTACGAAACCCTCTTTGACCTCCTGCGCCGAGAAAAGGCAAAAGAAGCCATCCAAGCGCTAGAACCTACGTTTTACGCTGACGTTCTCGCTTACCTTGAAGGGCGCAAGGCGTACCTTGATGACCCCGCCCACGGCAGCGACGCGGCAAAGGAAAAATTCCGCATACAATTCAACAACATGAAAAAAATTCTTCGCGAACTCCACGACCGCCGCGAAGAGAAAATCGTCCGCCTCGCCCTCAACGCTGCCAGGACGGGGGCAGGAGCCGTGACGGACGAGCACCTCCTCCCCAACGAAGCCGTCCTCTTCAAAGACCTGCTCCAAGTCCTCACGCTCCACCGCAGAGCACACCTCAACGCGATTCTCAGCCTCCAACCACCCCTCACGACGTACGCAACGAGCAAGACCTCAGAAGACGCCGTCCGCGCCGAAAAAAGCCCTGAACTTCTTTCACAGCCAAATCCACAGCAAAAAGAAGAAGGAGCAGCCACGCCTCACCAGGCGCAAGAAAAGAGCGTTTCAAAGGAAGATGCCGCTGACGCGCAGGCATCAACCCTGCCAGCCGGAGCGATCACAGCAAAAACAGCCGCGCCCAACGAGCGCCCCGCGCCACCTCCAAAACAAGACCGGCCAGCAGACCCCGTCACACTCGTCTTCCTCAAAGACGTCCCGCAATTCATTGACAAAGCCCTCGCCGTTCACGGCCCGTTCAAGCAAGGAGACGAGCAATCCCTCCCCGGCGACGTCGCAATGGTTCTCCTCCGCAAGGGGCTTGCCAAGGCAAAGGACTGA
- a CDS encoding 30S ribosomal protein S27e, with product MNLENPSSKFIKVRCSKCKNEQTIFGKAATKATCLVCGEVLALPTGGKTNVKARILEVLE from the coding sequence ATGAACCTTGAAAACCCTTCATCGAAATTCATCAAAGTCCGCTGTTCAAAATGCAAAAATGAACAAACCATCTTCGGCAAGGCGGCAACCAAGGCGACCTGCCTCGTATGCGGTGAAGTCCTAGCACTCCCCACCGGCGGGAAAACAAACGTGAAAGCAAGAATCCTGGAGGTTCTCGAATAA
- a CDS encoding S1 RNA-binding domain-containing protein — MFFKREGFPEEDELVLCTVIKVQYHSVTCRLDEYGKNGMIHISEVSPGRIRNIRDYVVEGKRIVCKVLRINKEKGYIDLSLRRVNEAQRRLKMEEIKQEQKAEKIIEQLATDEGVTPKELYDKIAPSILSEYGHLHKAFIDVVENGATLTKLVGKELGEKLEHIVKEKIKPKSVVIEADAKLSTPAEGGADLIIDVLTQSEKAVPGLEIKYRGAGTWHYRIEAKDFKTAEKLLKDATAPLSQLEKQEGTVTITRSK, encoded by the coding sequence ATGTTCTTCAAGCGTGAAGGATTCCCGGAAGAAGACGAACTCGTCCTGTGCACGGTTATAAAAGTACAATACCACAGCGTCACGTGCCGCCTTGATGAGTACGGAAAGAACGGGATGATTCACATCTCAGAGGTCTCCCCCGGCCGCATCCGCAACATCCGCGACTACGTTGTCGAAGGAAAGCGCATCGTTTGCAAAGTCTTGCGCATCAACAAAGAAAAAGGATACATCGACCTCTCCCTCAGGAGGGTGAACGAGGCGCAACGCCGCCTCAAAATGGAGGAAATAAAACAAGAACAAAAAGCAGAAAAAATCATTGAACAACTCGCGACTGACGAAGGCGTCACGCCGAAGGAGCTTTACGACAAAATCGCGCCAAGCATCCTCTCAGAATACGGCCACCTCCACAAAGCATTCATTGACGTCGTCGAGAACGGCGCAACGCTCACCAAGCTCGTTGGAAAAGAACTTGGCGAAAAACTTGAGCACATCGTCAAGGAAAAAATAAAGCCAAAAAGCGTCGTCATCGAGGCGGACGCGAAGCTCTCCACGCCCGCAGAAGGCGGTGCAGACCTCATCATTGACGTCCTCACCCAATCCGAAAAAGCCGTGCCGGGCCTCGAAATAAAATACCGCGGAGCAGGAACCTGGCATTACCGCATCGAAGCGAAAGACTTCAAAACAGCAGAAAAACTTCTCAAAGACGCAACGGCCCCGCTCAGCCAGCTTGAAAAACAAGAAGGGACGGTCACGATAACAAGAAGCAAATAG
- a CDS encoding ribosome biogenesis protein: MHILKCPRCGSYGITEACPCGGTRVSPKPPRYSPQDKYGTYRRSAKQTKN, translated from the coding sequence ATGCACATCCTCAAATGTCCTCGTTGCGGCTCCTACGGCATCACAGAAGCCTGCCCCTGCGGAGGCACCAGAGTCTCGCCCAAGCCGCCTCGCTACTCGCCACAAGACAAGTACGGAACCTACCGCCGCTCAGCAAAACAAACAAAAAACTAG